From Dehalobacter sp. 12DCB1, a single genomic window includes:
- a CDS encoding YitT family protein, giving the protein MNLKKIPWHFFKRFFGIIIGTVIVAVSINTLILPNQIADGGVTGIAILLHYLFQWNISILVALLNIPLFILGYKSVGRQLFYWSILGVGTLSAALKFTDVLSPITTDTLLASIFGGVVSGIGMGIIFRCRGSLGGTDILAIVLNKRIQFSVGQIILILDAVVFIGAALIFSPEMAMYAMIYMFIATKVIDLVQVGLDYSKSVMVVTEKPDKIAEDIIHLVGRGVTYLQAEGAYSRFQKRVVYSIVNRAQLTQVKEIVHKYDPDAFVAIGDVSEVVGEGFQSWKGH; this is encoded by the coding sequence ATCATTATAGGTACAGTGATTGTAGCTGTCAGCATTAATACATTGATCCTGCCTAACCAAATTGCTGACGGCGGAGTAACCGGAATCGCGATTCTGTTGCATTACCTGTTTCAATGGAATATTAGTATTCTGGTGGCACTTCTGAATATTCCATTATTCATTCTCGGTTACAAGTCAGTCGGCAGACAATTGTTTTATTGGAGTATACTTGGTGTGGGGACATTATCTGCTGCGCTGAAGTTTACAGATGTTTTGTCTCCGATAACAACAGATACGCTGTTGGCCTCTATTTTCGGGGGCGTCGTATCCGGTATCGGAATGGGCATCATCTTTCGCTGTCGCGGTTCATTAGGCGGTACCGATATCCTGGCGATCGTGTTGAATAAAAGAATCCAATTTAGTGTCGGACAGATCATCTTAATTCTCGACGCGGTTGTCTTTATCGGAGCTGCACTGATCTTTAGCCCGGAAATGGCCATGTATGCGATGATTTATATGTTTATCGCTACCAAAGTGATAGATCTCGTCCAGGTTGGGTTGGATTATTCCAAAAGTGTTATGGTCGTCACAGAAAAGCCGGACAAGATTGCTGAGGATATTATCCATCTCGTCGGCAGAGGCGTAACGTATCTTCAAGCTGAAGGGGCTTATTCGCGCTTTCAAAAGAGAGTGGTCTACAGTATCGTAAATAGAGCACAGTTGACCCAGGTCAAAGAAATCGTCCACAAATATGACCCGGATGCTTTTGTGGCCATCGGCGATGTTTCCGAAGTCGTTGGCGAAGGGTTCCAAAGTTGGAAAGGGCATTAA
- the pdaB gene encoding polysaccharide deacetylase family sporulation protein PdaB yields MNVFVVNRKKLAVGIVMLMLIAVLAVNKEQAISVITGNLKPIYSVKTETKQVALTFDISWGEENVQPILDILKKENIKATFFLSSPWAEIKSELVKQIAADGHEIGSHGRRHVDLNTMTADILMKELDTSKEVLERLSGQKITLLRAPNGAYDNQVISVANKRGYKVIQWSVDSLDWKRPGADAIINYVMNGRSKNKGASPGDIILFHASDSAPDTPEALPTVLKMLKEKNYEIVTVGKLLSNAQESWPPGSSL; encoded by the coding sequence ATGAACGTCTTTGTGGTGAACAGGAAAAAGTTGGCGGTGGGGATCGTGATGCTGATGCTAATTGCGGTTTTGGCCGTAAACAAAGAGCAAGCTATATCCGTTATTACCGGAAATTTAAAGCCGATTTACTCCGTCAAGACCGAAACGAAGCAGGTTGCGCTTACTTTTGATATCAGCTGGGGCGAAGAAAATGTGCAGCCGATTTTGGATATCCTAAAAAAAGAAAATATCAAGGCCACTTTCTTTCTTTCATCTCCATGGGCTGAAATAAAATCAGAGTTAGTCAAGCAAATTGCCGCAGACGGCCACGAAATTGGCTCCCACGGGCGGCGTCATGTTGATTTAAACACCATGACAGCTGATATTCTCATGAAAGAGCTCGATACTTCCAAAGAAGTCCTGGAACGTTTAAGCGGCCAAAAAATTACTCTGCTGCGCGCTCCGAACGGGGCTTATGACAACCAGGTCATCTCGGTTGCAAACAAGAGAGGCTACAAAGTCATCCAATGGAGTGTAGACTCCCTGGACTGGAAAAGGCCCGGAGCCGACGCAATCATCAATTATGTGATGAACGGACGCTCCAAAAATAAAGGAGCCTCCCCCGGCGACATTATCCTCTTCCACGCTTCTGATTCCGCGCCGGATACGCCCGAGGCACTCCCCACTGTTTTGAAAATGCTCAAAGAGAAGAACTATGAAATTGTGACGGTCGGCAAGCTGCTTAGCAATGCCCAGGAGAGCTGGCCGCCTGGTTCGAGCCTGTAA